CTCTGTACATAGGCTATTCCAATGCCTCAATTTTCAACAAGGGTTTGCGTTCTTGCGCCAAATTCCAGTTCATCATAAGCTCCCGCCGGTGAATTGAGGCCCATTCCAACACCATGTCCAAAGCCCGGCGTGGAAGCCTCCCTTCCTTTACCTGTAAGGTACCTATGTCAATAATTGCGTGTTCGCCACTATAAAAAGCATGGAAATGCGGCGGTGCGTGTTCTCTATGATACATCCTGATAATGATTCCAAAGAACACGCTTATGGTCGGCATGCCGCCGTCACGCCACCGCTCCGCTCTTTTTGAGCAAATGCTCCGGCGCCGGGAAATCCTCCCCTTTGGCCTTAAGCTCCGCGCGGACCTCCGGGGTGATTCCGCATTCCTCGTCACTCAGGTAACAGGCCGGGTCCGGCGCGGCCGGGTCGTTGTAAACCAGGTCCGCCCGCACACGCAGGGCGCCGCCGCACATCATCAGGTACTTGCATTTGGTGCATTTGCCCTTCAGATGGTCCAGACGGTTCTTCAAAATATTCATCAGCGGATCGGACTCGTCCAGCCATATGTCGGCG
This genomic window from Nitrospinota bacterium contains:
- a CDS encoding DUF4160 domain-containing protein, giving the protein MPTISVFFGIIIRMYHREHAPPHFHAFYSGEHAIIDIGTLQVKEGRLPRRALDMVLEWASIHRRELMMNWNLAQERKPLLKIEALE